The Gordonia sp. KTR9 genome contains a region encoding:
- a CDS encoding SDR family NAD(P)-dependent oxidoreductase, with amino-acid sequence MSTQRTAIVTGAASETGLGRATAARYAEDGWAVVVLDLDGEASAKVAAEIGNAYDVPAFGTAIDVADESSVTRAHTAIAAEVASGALPAVGALANIAGITSPVPFLETTLDLWNRVMAVNATGTYLVTKAFLPDMIDNGWGRIVNMSSVSAERGGGVFGKVPYSSAKAAVLGFTKSLARELGDCGVTVNAVAPGAADTAIRVGSTAEQEAAIAASIPLGRVATTREVASVITFLSSEDAAYLTGTTIDINGGSHMH; translated from the coding sequence ATGAGCACCCAACGCACCGCCATCGTCACCGGCGCCGCATCCGAGACCGGCCTGGGCCGGGCAACAGCCGCGCGCTACGCCGAGGACGGTTGGGCCGTCGTCGTTCTCGACCTCGACGGCGAGGCATCGGCCAAGGTCGCCGCCGAGATCGGGAACGCCTATGACGTTCCCGCGTTCGGCACCGCCATCGATGTCGCCGACGAGTCCTCGGTCACTCGGGCCCACACGGCCATCGCGGCCGAGGTCGCCTCGGGCGCACTGCCCGCGGTCGGCGCACTCGCCAACATCGCCGGCATCACCTCGCCGGTCCCCTTCCTCGAGACCACCCTCGACCTGTGGAACAGGGTGATGGCGGTCAACGCGACCGGCACCTATCTCGTCACGAAGGCGTTCCTGCCGGACATGATCGACAACGGCTGGGGTCGCATCGTCAACATGTCGTCAGTGTCCGCCGAGCGCGGCGGCGGCGTCTTCGGCAAGGTTCCCTACTCGTCGGCCAAGGCCGCCGTCCTCGGCTTCACCAAGAGTCTCGCGCGCGAGCTCGGCGATTGCGGAGTGACCGTCAACGCCGTCGCGCCCGGCGCCGCCGACACCGCGATCCGGGTCGGCAGCACCGCCGAGCAGGAGGCGGCGATCGCCGCGAGCATCCCGCTCGGACGCGTGGCCACCACCCGAGAGGTGGCGTCGGTCATCACCTTCCTGAGCTCCGAGGACGCCGCCTACCTCACCGGCACCACCATCGACATCAACGGCGGAAGCCACATGCACTGA
- a CDS encoding sugar phosphate isomerase/epimerase family protein: protein MRHPRLGCSTITFRRLDLDRALGTIAELGFREVDLGSLPAVCEHVPLRLDGRSRSRVVTAVRNSGLAVRSINADIGDLNRPATRAELDAARVHLDSLLALATDVRATAVVLPNGALAHDPVETLGADLDRVADRLVEAAGAASTYGVELWTESLHVHRLCCTAERALALAARLEGSTVRHVIDFSHVVAAGADLAETIDALGRGIAHVHLRDATPGDINLSIGRGVVDFAQGLIALQRNAFDGHLTLELETHDVDDADRASAAAAAADTIEPLLNLDSVST, encoded by the coding sequence ATGCGCCATCCGCGACTCGGCTGCTCGACGATCACGTTTCGTCGACTCGATCTCGACCGTGCCCTCGGCACCATCGCTGAGCTGGGTTTTCGCGAGGTCGACCTGGGTTCACTACCGGCGGTGTGCGAACACGTCCCGCTCCGGCTCGACGGCCGGTCCCGATCCCGGGTCGTCACCGCGGTTCGGAACAGCGGACTGGCGGTTCGCTCGATCAACGCCGACATCGGCGATCTGAACCGGCCCGCCACCCGCGCCGAACTCGACGCCGCTCGCGTGCACCTGGACAGCCTGCTGGCGCTGGCGACCGATGTGCGGGCGACCGCCGTGGTACTCCCGAACGGCGCGCTCGCCCATGACCCGGTCGAGACGCTGGGCGCCGACCTCGATCGGGTCGCCGACCGGCTGGTCGAGGCAGCCGGAGCCGCCTCGACCTACGGCGTCGAACTGTGGACCGAGTCACTCCACGTTCACCGCTTGTGCTGTACCGCCGAACGCGCGCTGGCACTGGCCGCGCGCCTGGAGGGCAGCACGGTTCGGCACGTCATCGACTTCAGCCACGTCGTCGCCGCCGGGGCCGACCTTGCCGAGACGATCGACGCCCTCGGTCGGGGCATCGCCCACGTCCATCTCCGCGACGCCACTCCCGGCGACATCAACCTCAGCATCGGGCGTGGCGTCGTCGACTTCGCCCAGGGCCTGATCGCATTGCAGCGCAATGCCTTCGACGGTCATCTCACCTTGGAGCTCGAGACACACGACGTCGACGACGCCGATCGTGCGTCAGCCGCGGCGGCGGCCGCCGACACCATCGAACCGCTCCTGAACCTCGACTCCGTCAGTACCTGA
- a CDS encoding MFS transporter encodes MTTAALQMRGPIEGTPDAKRVAVGSSVGAVIETYDFIGFGTAAALYFGTAFFPGQSSVAGTLAAFATLGVGFAARPIGGIIGGHLGDRVGRKPVLVASLIVMGLATFVIGLLPTYAQVGVIAPILLVIVRIVQGLAFGAEWGGAILMSYEHAPWRSKGRYTGIVQAGFPVGLLLANLVFLGSVHLGGDWAWRVPFLASIVLVAVGLIIRAKVPESPVFDEVKESGRVEKSPVMESIKHDWRDILRGIGLRIAETAGYAVSITYMISYLHSEELATKSETLTALCIASAIGVAATVGWATLTDKVGRRPVYIGVCAFAVLFAIPMFLLVNTGMILFIAATIILSYAVCQNALAGAQGAWFPELFDAARRASGASLAYQISAMVSGFTPFITTLLFIWLGWVGPALLFAAYAAIGLVAALLTRETWGPAERRMVADAQRDAAEHDLVAERSFVSNPTKELL; translated from the coding sequence ATGACGACAGCGGCACTCCAGATGCGCGGCCCGATCGAGGGCACGCCGGATGCAAAACGCGTTGCCGTCGGCTCCTCGGTCGGCGCCGTGATCGAGACCTACGACTTCATCGGCTTCGGTACGGCTGCGGCCCTGTACTTCGGCACCGCGTTCTTTCCCGGACAGAGTTCGGTGGCCGGCACTCTCGCCGCGTTCGCGACGCTCGGCGTGGGATTCGCCGCCCGGCCGATCGGCGGCATCATCGGCGGACACCTCGGTGACCGGGTCGGCCGCAAACCGGTCCTGGTCGCCTCGCTGATCGTGATGGGCCTGGCGACCTTCGTCATCGGCCTGCTCCCGACCTATGCCCAGGTCGGCGTGATCGCGCCGATCCTCCTGGTCATCGTGCGTATTGTGCAGGGCCTCGCGTTCGGCGCGGAGTGGGGTGGCGCGATCCTGATGAGCTACGAGCACGCGCCGTGGCGGTCGAAAGGGAGATACACCGGCATCGTGCAGGCCGGGTTCCCGGTAGGGCTGCTGCTGGCCAACCTGGTGTTCCTCGGCAGCGTCCACCTCGGCGGCGACTGGGCGTGGCGGGTGCCGTTCCTGGCCAGCATCGTGCTGGTCGCGGTCGGACTGATCATCCGCGCGAAGGTCCCCGAGTCCCCGGTCTTCGACGAGGTCAAGGAGTCGGGCCGGGTGGAGAAGTCACCGGTGATGGAGTCGATCAAGCACGACTGGCGAGACATCTTGCGCGGCATCGGACTTCGCATCGCCGAGACCGCCGGTTACGCCGTGTCGATCACCTACATGATCTCGTACCTGCACAGTGAGGAACTCGCCACCAAGAGCGAGACCCTGACGGCGCTCTGCATCGCGTCCGCGATCGGAGTGGCCGCCACCGTCGGATGGGCCACGCTCACCGACAAGGTCGGCCGGCGCCCGGTCTACATCGGTGTGTGCGCCTTCGCCGTACTCTTCGCGATCCCCATGTTCCTGCTGGTCAATACGGGCATGATCCTGTTCATCGCCGCGACGATCATCCTGTCCTATGCCGTCTGCCAGAACGCCTTGGCAGGTGCGCAGGGCGCGTGGTTCCCCGAGTTGTTCGACGCCGCGCGCCGCGCTTCGGGGGCCTCGCTCGCTTATCAGATCTCGGCCATGGTCTCAGGGTTCACGCCCTTCATCACGACTCTGCTCTTCATCTGGCTCGGCTGGGTCGGACCGGCCCTGCTGTTCGCCGCCTACGCCGCGATCGGCCTCGTCGCCGCACTGTTGACCCGCGAGACGTGGGGCCCCGCAGAGCGTCGCATGGTCGCCGACGCACAGCGTGATGCCGCCGAGCACGACCTCGTCGCCGAACGCTCTTTCGTATCCAATCCCACCAAGGAACTGCTGTGA
- a CDS encoding transketolase → MTLTSTTVAEAGTTDRLSAVTDFAYRMRHHVIDMGEVQGQGYVGQALGAADIFATVYAGRLRHRADDPEWPERDRFLLSTGHYAIGLYAALAAAGIIETEELLTYAADDSRLPMSGMASYTPGMEISGGSLGHGLTVAVGMALGLRHQGSGSRVFNFLSDGELDEGSTWEAAMGAHHHQLGNLIAMVDMNALQADGPTAGILNIEPVEQKWEAAGWYVRRVNGNDPAALLEAFDDVTSRATPRGTPSIVVCDTRVGYGATILEEREKAHFMRIEDHEWQICRDQLTERFTSNSTKA, encoded by the coding sequence GTGACTCTCACCTCCACCACCGTCGCCGAGGCCGGCACCACCGATCGGTTGTCCGCCGTCACCGACTTCGCCTACCGGATGCGCCACCATGTCATCGACATGGGCGAGGTCCAGGGCCAGGGATATGTCGGCCAGGCGCTCGGTGCCGCCGACATCTTCGCCACCGTCTACGCCGGCCGACTCCGTCACCGTGCCGACGACCCGGAATGGCCTGAACGCGACCGCTTCCTGCTGTCGACGGGGCACTACGCCATCGGTCTCTACGCGGCGCTGGCAGCAGCGGGCATCATCGAGACCGAGGAACTGCTCACCTACGCGGCCGACGACTCCCGGCTTCCCATGTCCGGGATGGCCTCGTACACACCGGGAATGGAGATCTCCGGCGGCTCACTGGGCCACGGACTGACCGTCGCGGTCGGGATGGCCCTCGGATTGCGCCATCAGGGTTCGGGCTCCCGGGTCTTCAACTTCCTGTCCGACGGCGAACTCGACGAGGGCTCGACGTGGGAGGCTGCCATGGGGGCGCATCACCATCAACTGGGCAACCTGATCGCGATGGTCGACATGAACGCACTGCAGGCCGACGGCCCGACGGCCGGGATCCTGAACATCGAACCGGTCGAGCAGAAGTGGGAGGCCGCCGGCTGGTACGTGCGGCGGGTCAACGGCAACGATCCGGCAGCGCTCCTCGAGGCCTTCGACGACGTGACCTCCCGGGCCACCCCGCGGGGGACACCGTCGATCGTCGTCTGCGACACCAGAGTCGGCTACGGCGCGACGATCCTCGAGGAACGCGAGAAGGCGCACTTCATGCGGATCGAGGACCACGAGTGGCAGATCTGCCGCGACCAGCTCACCGAACGTTTCACATCGAACAGTACGAAGGCCTGA
- a CDS encoding transketolase family protein, with protein sequence MTTTAPKLKTSAMIASFVDPGQRTVAAPFGHALVRAAEADPRIVGLSADLAKYTDMHILAQAMPDRFFQMGMAEQLLFGAAAGMAETGLIPFASTYSVFAARRAYDFLCLDIAEPNLNVNIVGGLPGLTTGYGPSHQATEDMAIFRGMPNLTIVDPCDSVDLEQAVPQLAAAPGPSYLRLLRGKVATVLDEYDYTFELGKAKVLRPGNDVVFVSSGLMTMRALQAAERLERHNVDVSVVHTPTIKPFDSATVLAELAKGRRAYTLENHTRVGGLFETVAAAVVERGLGVQVGAIALPDEFLAAGALPTLHHRYGLSTDSIESRVLAEL encoded by the coding sequence ATGACCACCACCGCACCGAAACTCAAGACCTCGGCGATGATCGCCTCGTTCGTCGACCCCGGTCAGCGAACCGTGGCGGCGCCGTTCGGCCACGCACTCGTTCGTGCCGCGGAAGCCGATCCGCGGATCGTCGGCCTCAGCGCCGACCTCGCGAAGTACACGGACATGCACATCCTCGCGCAGGCGATGCCCGACCGATTCTTCCAGATGGGTATGGCCGAGCAGCTGCTGTTCGGTGCCGCGGCCGGTATGGCCGAGACCGGCCTGATCCCGTTCGCGTCGACCTACTCGGTCTTCGCCGCGCGCCGCGCCTACGACTTCCTGTGCCTCGACATCGCCGAGCCGAACCTGAACGTCAACATCGTCGGCGGGTTGCCCGGACTCACCACCGGTTACGGCCCGAGCCACCAGGCCACCGAGGACATGGCGATCTTCCGCGGCATGCCGAACCTCACCATCGTCGACCCCTGCGACTCGGTCGACCTAGAACAGGCCGTACCGCAACTCGCGGCGGCGCCCGGCCCGTCGTACCTGCGCCTGCTGCGCGGCAAGGTGGCCACCGTTCTCGACGAGTACGACTACACCTTTGAACTGGGCAAGGCGAAGGTGCTGCGCCCCGGCAACGATGTCGTGTTCGTCTCCTCCGGTTTGATGACCATGCGTGCGCTGCAGGCCGCTGAGCGGCTCGAGCGGCACAATGTGGACGTGAGCGTCGTCCACACGCCGACCATCAAGCCGTTCGACTCGGCCACCGTCCTCGCGGAGCTGGCGAAGGGGCGACGCGCCTACACCCTGGAGAACCACACGCGGGTGGGGGGACTGTTCGAGACCGTGGCCGCGGCCGTCGTCGAACGCGGACTCGGTGTCCAGGTCGGTGCCATCGCGCTGCCCGACGAGTTTCTCGCCGCCGGCGCGCTGCCGACCCTGCACCACCGGTACGGACTGTCCACCGACAGCATCGAGTCCCGGGTCCTCGCCGAACTCTGA
- a CDS encoding GntR family transcriptional regulator, with protein MADQKGALLGLQRTNLREQAVAALRTAITSGELRPRSALVETELSERLGISRGTLREALRQLQQEGLVVSGARGRLSVRSLDQKEVRDIFAVRGALESLAASELAAQPERDGHVAELRDTLSRMESAGTERLDDRIEADLDFHRALCRLTGNDTLVHSWTSLEGSIRMSIMYAGTDRAVGNMDVARHAVIIDAIAAGDPGGARDAVVAHLNWAADNLIATAI; from the coding sequence ATGGCGGACCAGAAGGGCGCGCTGCTGGGTCTGCAGCGGACCAACCTGCGTGAGCAGGCAGTCGCGGCCCTGCGTACCGCCATCACCAGCGGTGAGCTCCGCCCTCGCAGTGCGCTCGTCGAAACCGAGTTGTCCGAACGTCTGGGTATCAGCCGCGGAACGCTGCGCGAGGCATTGCGCCAGCTGCAACAGGAGGGCCTCGTGGTGTCGGGCGCGCGTGGCCGGCTCTCGGTGCGCAGCCTCGATCAGAAGGAGGTCCGCGACATCTTCGCCGTGCGCGGTGCCCTCGAATCCCTCGCCGCATCCGAACTCGCCGCGCAGCCCGAACGAGACGGCCATGTCGCCGAGCTGAGGGACACCCTGTCGCGGATGGAGAGCGCCGGCACCGAACGGCTCGACGATCGCATCGAAGCCGATCTCGACTTCCACCGCGCGTTGTGTCGCCTCACCGGCAACGACACGCTCGTGCACTCGTGGACCTCCCTCGAGGGTTCGATCCGCATGTCGATCATGTACGCCGGCACCGATCGTGCCGTGGGCAACATGGACGTGGCCCGTCACGCCGTCATCATCGACGCCATTGCCGCCGGGGACCCGGGCGGGGCGCGGGACGCTGTTGTCGCACATCTGAACTGGGCTGCCGACAACCTCATCGCGACTGCGATCTGA
- a CDS encoding LLM class F420-dependent oxidoreductase, with amino-acid sequence MRFGLFIPQGWRLDLVGVEPADQWGVMSSVADRAESGGWDSVWVYDHFHTVPLPTDEATHEAWTLVAALAATTSRVEIGQMCTAMSYRNPMYLAKVAATADLISGGRVQMGIGGGWYEHEWRAYGYGFPSAGERLARLDEGVQIMKQAWETGRATLDGKHYTVDDAICAPQPTAGRLPLWIAGGGEKKTLRIAAKYADYTNFDGTPEGFTHKSEVLKQHCADLGRDFESITRSANYNVMLGETEADVERKLADLEARLSKTVGPDAAAGSLGAFRGMPAVGTPEQVAENLRGLAEAGMAYGICYFPNIAVDREDLELFEERVIPALR; translated from the coding sequence ATGCGATTCGGACTCTTCATTCCCCAGGGCTGGCGTCTCGATCTCGTGGGTGTGGAACCCGCGGACCAGTGGGGGGTGATGTCGTCGGTCGCCGACCGCGCCGAGTCGGGCGGCTGGGACTCGGTGTGGGTCTACGACCATTTCCACACCGTGCCGCTGCCGACCGACGAGGCCACCCACGAGGCATGGACGCTGGTGGCGGCGCTCGCCGCCACCACCAGTCGGGTCGAGATCGGGCAGATGTGCACCGCGATGAGTTATCGCAACCCGATGTACCTGGCCAAGGTCGCGGCCACCGCCGACCTGATCTCCGGCGGTCGCGTGCAGATGGGCATCGGCGGCGGGTGGTACGAACACGAGTGGCGGGCATACGGTTACGGATTCCCGTCGGCGGGTGAGCGGCTGGCGCGACTCGACGAGGGCGTGCAGATCATGAAGCAGGCCTGGGAGACCGGGCGGGCGACCCTCGACGGCAAGCACTACACCGTCGACGACGCCATCTGTGCCCCGCAGCCCACGGCCGGACGGTTGCCGCTGTGGATCGCCGGCGGCGGGGAGAAGAAGACCCTGCGGATCGCGGCGAAGTACGCCGACTACACCAACTTCGACGGCACGCCGGAAGGTTTCACGCACAAATCGGAGGTGCTGAAACAGCACTGTGCCGATCTCGGACGCGACTTCGAGTCGATCACCCGGTCGGCCAACTACAACGTCATGCTCGGTGAGACCGAGGCCGACGTGGAGCGCAAACTCGCCGACCTCGAAGCCCGGCTGAGCAAGACCGTCGGACCCGACGCCGCCGCCGGCAGTCTCGGAGCATTCCGGGGTATGCCCGCGGTCGGTACACCCGAACAGGTCGCGGAGAACCTGCGGGGCCTCGCCGAGGCCGGTATGGCATACGGGATCTGCTACTTCCCGAACATCGCCGTCGACCGCGAGGATCTCGAACTGTTCGAGGAGCGGGTCATCCCGGCGTTGCGCTGA